The following DNA comes from Amycolatopsis solani.
CAGCTTGCTTCCCAGCTCCCGGACGTCCGCCGACGCCGTTCTGCGGTGCATTGCCACCTCGACCACCGACCTGTTCAGCGTCAGCGGGGTGCGCAGCTCGTGCGACGCGTTCGCGACGAAGCGGCGCTGGGCGTCGAACGAACGGTCCAGGCGCTCGACCATCACGTCGAACGCGTCCGCCAGGTCCTTCACCTCGTCCTCCGGCCCGCGCAGGGCGATCCGCGCCTGGCCGCCCGGGTCGGCGGTCGCGGCGATGCGGCGGGCCGTCTCCGTCACCTGGCGCAGGGGGGCCAGTGCGCGGCCCGCCACCAGCCAGCCCAGGGCCGCCGCCACGAGGGCCACCGCTGTGAGGGCCAGCGCTCCCTGGGTCAGCAACGACGTCGCCGCCGCCTCGCGCAGTTCGCGGGCCTGCGCGTCCAGCGACTCCAGGGAAGGCAGCGAGGGGGCGCCAGGGGACGGGGTACCCGAGATGATCGCCACCCGCCGGCCGACCTGGCGGGTGAACAAAAAATACGTCACGACCAGCAGTGCCACGCCCGCCAGCAGGAACAAGCCCCCGTAGAGCACCGTCAGGCGCAGGCGGAGGTTCACCGGAGGCGGTAGCCGACGCCGGTGACCGTCTCCACCAGTGGGGGGTCGCCGAGTTTGCGGCGCAGCTTCAGGATCGTGAGGCGGACCGCGCCGGTGAACGGGTCCGCGTGCTCGTCCCACGCCTTCTCCAGCAGGTGTTCCGCGGACACGGCGGCGCCGTCGGCGCGCAGCAGCTCGGCGAGCACGGCGAACTCCTTTTTGGACAGTGGCAGGTACCGCCCGTCGCGGAACACCTCGTGCCGCGCCGGGTCGAGGGTGACGCCCGAGCGGTGCAGCACCGGTGGGGCGGCCGGGCGGCAGCGGCGGCCCAGTGACTGGATGCGCGCGGCCAGCTCGGGGAACGCGAACGGCTTCGTCAGGTAGTCGTCGGCGCCCAGTGACAGCCCGGCGACGCGGTCGGTGACCTCCGCGGCCGCCGTCAGCATCAGGACCCGCGTGGCCACCCCCGCGCCCACCAGTTCGCGGCAGACGTCGTCGCCGTGCACGACCGGCAGGTCGCGGTCGAGCACGACGACGTCGTAGTCGTGCACGGCGAGCCGGTCGAGGGCCGCGCCGCCGTCGTGGGCGATGTCGACCGCGTGGGCGTCTTCGCGCAGCCACTCCGCGATCGCGTCCGCGAGCATCGGCTCGTCCTCCACCACCAGGACCCGCATGCCCCGATGATCGCCGCGGCGGTGTTTCTTCGCCGTTAGCACCGGTAGAGGGTGTCGACGCGCCCCGGGCCGGACCGGCCGCCGTACTCGGCCGGGTCGACGACCGCGCAGTGCTGCTCGATCCAGTGCCCGCGGGCCTCCTGCGCGGGACTGCGGGGCGGGCCCACCGGACCCCCGCCCGAGCCGCTCAGCACGAACCGCAGCTTGCCCTCGGCGAGCCACCGGTCGAGCTGCGCGGTCGACGGCGCGTCATCGCCGCCGCCGAAGCCGCCCATGCCGATCACCACCGCGTCCGACTCGATGAGGAACGGCGCGACCGTCCCCGCCTCGGCGTTGATCGCCAGGCTGATCTCGGTGCCGTTCCGGACGGCGTAGTCGAGGATGCGCCGTTGCTCGCCGGTCAACGTCGTCGTGCCGTCGCCGCCCGCGAGCACCAACCGGGGCCCTGGTCCGCTGGACGGCGGCGGCGTGGGGCCGGTCGCCGGACCGGCGGCGGGCAGCGTCCCGGCCGACGTGCTCTGCGCCGCCGCGTACGACCAGACGGCCGGGGTGAGCAGCACCGGCACCAGCCCGGCGGCCAGCGTCAGCCGGCTCCGGACGAGGACCAGGCCCGCGATCGCGGCGACGGCCGTGCCGAGCACCGCCCAGCGCGTCCAGCCGTGGAACGCCGTGTCCCGCGACGTCAGGACGAACGCCCAGGCCGCGGTCAGCGCGATGGCGAGCGGGAGCAGCGTCCGCCGGTGCCGCCGCCACAGCAGTGCCAGCCCGGCGGCGGCGACCGCGGCGACGGCGGGCGCCATCGCCGTCGTGTAGTACGGGTGCCAGATGCCGCCGGCGAAGCTGAACACCGCGGTCGTCACCAGCAGCCAGCCACCCCACAGCAGCCAGCCGGCGTCACGCCACCGGCGGCCGAGGACGACCAGCACGAGCAGGCAGAGCGGCAGCAGCCACGAGATCTGCCCGCCGACTAGGTCGTTGAACATCCGCCCCGGCCCGGGATCGCCGCCGAAGGACGACGTCGTCCGCACGCCGTTGCGCATGATCATCATGCCGCCGCCCTCGCCGTCGCCGGAGAGGCGCCCGAAGCCGTTGTAGCCGAAGACGAGGTCCCACGCCGAGCCGTCCGCGCTGCCGCCCATGACGGGCTTCGCGCCGGGCCACCAGTCGTACAGCGCGATCCACCAGAACGACGACACGACCAGCACGACCCCGGCGCCGAGCACGTCCAGCAGCCGCCGCCGGAGCGGCCCGGACGTCCCGGCCAGGTACGCGGCGACCAGTGCGGGCACGATGATCCACGCCTGCAGCATCTTGGTCAGGAAGCCGCAGCCGACGAAGAACGCGCACCAGAACAGCCACTTGCGCCCGTCCTCGAGCGCCCGCGTGAGCGCGTACGCCGCCGCGACGAGGAAGAGGACGAGCAGGGTGTCGGGGTTGTTGTCCCGGTTGATGATCACGGTCACCGGCGTGAGCGCGAGGATCGCGGCCGCCAGCAGGGCGACGTTCTCCCCGGCCCACCGCCGGACCGTCCGGTGCAGCAGGAACACCGCCGCGACGCCTTCGAGCACCTGCGGCAGCAGCAGCGCCCAGCCGTGGTGGCCGAAGACGAGCACGGAAAGCGCTTGCGGCCACAACGCGAGCGGCGGTTTGTCCACCGTCACGACGCCGTACGGGTCGAAGGACCCGAAGAGGAAGTTCGTGAAGCCGCTCGTCATCGACTTCGCGGCGGCCGAATAGTAGGTGTTGCCGAACTGGCCGTCGCCGATCTTCCAGGCGTAGAGGACGGCGGCGCCGAGGCAGACGAGCGGAAGCGCCCAGGAGCGGGTCTTCGGGTGAGCGGCGGTGATCATGCCGCTCACCCAACCCGGGCCCGCGTTTCCCGGGCGTTTCTACTCCGCTTCGAGATCGCCTTCCAGCGAGAGGTAGACCTCGCGCATCTGCTCCAGGAGCGCGGGGTCCGGCTCCTCCCACAGCCCGCGGTCGGCGGCTTCGTTCAGCCGCTCCACGATTCCCCGCAACGCCCACGGGTTCGCCTGGCGCAGGAACTCCTGGTTCACCTCGTCCAGCACGTAGGACTCGGTCAGCTTTTCGTACATCCAGTCGCCGACGACACCCGCCGTCGCGTCGAAGCCGAACAGGTAGTCCACCGTGGCCGCCAGCTCGAACGCGCCCTTGTAGCCGTGCCGCCGCATCGCCGCCAGCCAGCGCGGGTTCACCACGCGTGCCCGGAACACCCGGGCCGTCTCCTCGCCGAGCGTCCGCGTGCGGACCGCGTCCGGGGACGTGCTGTCGCCCACGTAGGACGCCGGTGCCGTGCCCGTCAGCGCGCGGACCGTGGCGATCATCCCGCCGTGGTACTGGAAGTAGTCGTCCGAGTCCGCGATGTCGTGCTCGCGCGTGTCGGTGTTCTTGGCCGCCACGACGATCCGCTTGTACGAGCTCTCCATGTCCTCGCGCGCCGGGCGGCCGTCGAGGTCGCGGCCGTAGGCGAAGCCGCCCCACACCGCGTACACCTCCGCCAGATCCTTGTCGTCGCGCCAGTTGCCGGAGTCCATCAGCGGCAGCAGGCCCGCGCCGTACGCGCCCGGCTTGGACCCGAAGATGCGGGTGGTCGCCCGCCGGGAGTCGCCGTGCGCGGCCAGGTCCGCGGAAACGTGGTCACGGACGAAGTTCTGGTCCGCGGGCTCGTCCAGACCGGCCACCAGCCGCACCGCGTCGTCCAGCATCGTGATCACGTGCGGGAACGCGTCGCGGAAGAAGCCGCTGATCCGGATGGTGACGTCGATCCGGGGCCGGCCCAGTTCGGCGAGGGGAATGGCTTCGATGCCGGTCACCCGCCGCGAAGCCTCGTCCCACACCGGCTGGACACCCAGCAGCGCAAGAACTTCCGCGGCGTCGTCGCCGGACGTCCGCATGGCCGACGTGCCCCACACCGAAAGCCCGACCGAACGCGGCCAGTCGCCGGTGTCCTCGCGGTACCGGCGAAGCAGCGAATCCGCCAGCGCCTGCCCGGTTTCCCAGGCCAGCCGGCTCGGGATCGCCTTCGGGTCGACGGTGTAGAAGTTGCGCCCGGTCGGCAGCACGTTGACCAGGCCGCGCAACGGGGACCCGCTGGGCCCGGCCGGGATGTAGCCGCCGTCCAGCGCGTGCAGCACCGAGTCGAGCTCCGCGGTGGTGCCCGCCAGCCGCGGGACGATCTCTTCCGCCGCGAAGGAAAGCACCTTCGCGACCTGGGCGTCCGGCGCCACCGAGGCGACGGCGGTGGCGTCCCAGCCGCGCATTTCCATCGTCTGCACGAGTTCCCGCGCTGTCTTCTCCACCGCGTCCACTTCGGACATCGGCGCGTCTTCCTTCAGGCCCAGCGCGGACCGCAGGCCGGGCACCGCACCTTGCTTGCCGCCCCACATCTGGGACGCGCGCAGCATCGACAGGACCAGGTTGACGCGCGCTTCCCCGACCGGCGCCGCGCCCAGGACGTGCAGCCCGTCGCGGATCTGCGCGTCCTTGACCTCGCAGAGCCAGCCGTCGATGTGCAGCAGGAAGTTGTCGAACTCCGCGTCGTGCGGCCGTTCGTCGATGCCGAGGTCGTGGTCCAGCTTCGCGGCCTGGATGAGCGTCCAGATCTGGGCGCGGATCGCGGGCAGCTTCGCCGGGTCCATCGCCGCGATGTTCGCGTGCTCGTCAAGCAGCTGCTCCAGCCGCGCCAGGTCGCCGTAGGACTCCGCGCGCGCCATCGGCGGGATCAGGTGGTCGACGATCGTCGCGTGCGCCCGCCGCTTCGCCTGCGCGCCCTCGCCGGGGTCGTTGATCAGGAACGGGTACACCAGCGGCAGGTTGCCGAGCACCGCGTCCGGCGCGCACGACGCCGACAGCCCGGCCGTCTTGCCCGGCAGCCACTCCAGTGACCCGTGCTTGCCGAGGTGGACGACGGCGTGCGCGCCGAACTCCTCTTCCAGCCAGCGGTACGCGGCCAGGTAGTGGTGGCTCGGCGGGAGGTCCGGGTTGTGGTAGATCGCGACGGGGTTCTCGCCGAACCCGCGCGGCGGCTGGATCATGATGATGACGTTGCCGCTCTGCAGCGACGCCAGCACGATGTCCCCGTGGTCGACGTACAGCTCGCCCGGCGCCGGCCCCCAGTGTTCCTCGACGCCTTCCCGCAGCTCGGCCGGGAGCGCCTCGAACCACTCCTGGTAGCGCGCGGCCGGGACGCGGATCGGGTTGCCGGACAGCTGCTCCTCGGTCAGCCACTCCGGGTCCTGGCCGCCGGCGGCGATCAGCGCGTGGATGAGGGCGTCGCCGTCGGGCTGGTCGGTCCCGGTCGGGTCGACCCCCGGGAACGCGTCCGGCCCCAGGTCGTAGCCCTGCTCGCGCATCCGCCGCAGCAGCTCGATCGCCGACGCCGGCGTGTCCAGCCCGACCGCGTTGCCGACGCGGGAGTGCTTGGTCGGGTACGCGGACAGCATCAGCGCGATCCGGCGATCCGACGGGGGCGTGTGCCGCAGCCGGGCGTGCGCCAGCGCGATGCGGGCGACGCGGGACGCGCGTTCGGCGTCCGGGACGTACCGGGGGAGGCCGTCCTCGTCGAGCTCCTTGAACGAGAACGGCACGGTGATCAGCCGCCCGTCGAACTCCGGGACGGCCATCTGGTTGCCGGCGTCGAGCGGGGACAGCCCGTCGTCGTTCGCCGCCCACGTTTCGCGGTCGCTGGTCAGGCACAGCGCCTGCAGGATCGGGACGTCGAGCGCGGCCATCTCGGCGACGTCCCAGGCCTCGTCGTCCCCGCCCGCGCCCACCTCGGACGGCCGCGTGCCGCCCGCCGCCAGCACCGTGACCAGCAGGGCGTCGACGGTGGCCAGCTCGGCCATCATCTCGGGCTCGCGCGTACGCAGCGACGCGGTGTAGATCGGCAGCGCGCGCCCGCCGGCGGCTTCGATCTCGTCGGCGAGCGTGTGCACGAACTGCGTGTTCCCGGACAGGTGGTGCGCCCGGTAGTAGAGGACCCCGATCACCGGGCCCTCGCCGCGCGAAGGCCGCTCGAGCACGCCCCAGCCGGGCTGCTCGGCGGGCGGCTCGAAGCCGTCGCCGGTGAGCAGGAGGGTGTCGGAGAGGAACCGGCCCAGCTGCGTGAGGTTCGCCGGGCCGCCCTGCGCGAGGTACGCGTGGGCCTCGGCCGCGATGCCGATCGGGACGGTCGAGAGCTTCATCAGCTCGGCGTCCGGCGTCTGCTCCCCGCCCAGCACGACGACGTGCGCGCCCGACGCCCGCAGCTTGTCCAGGCCTTCCTGCCAGGTCCGCGGGGTGCCGAGGATGCGGACGACCACGATGCGCACGCCGTCGAGCAGGCCCGCCAGCTCGGCGACGTCGAGCCGCGAGGGGTTCGCCAGGCGGTAGTCGCCCTCGGCCGAACGGGCGCTGAGCAGGTCGGTGTCCGAAGTGGACAGAAGCAGGATCACGAGGTTCCTCCTCGGGGTCCGCGCCCCGGGTAGACGGGCGCGCCGGCCGGAGTTCCTGGCTCTCGGAGATCGCTCTCCGATGACAGTGGCGGGACCGCCCCGGACTCTCACCGGGTTCCTCCACCTGCCGACGCGTGGGTTCCGCCTCACTCTCCGGTGCGGCCGACCCGGCGTCAAGGTGACGTGCGTGGCTCAGAGCCGCTTGGCCGTGCGGAACGCCTTCGCGTAGGTCCCGGACCCGTCGATCAGCGACACCCCGCCCGCGTCCCCGAAGGTCGGGCCGTTGGCCACCTTGCGGCTGGAGAGCACGCGGTGGTGGCCGTCGCCGTCGATGCCCAGGTAGATGCCGGTGTGCGAGACCTGCGGCCCGAGCTGCGGCTCCAGGTTGAAGAACAGCAGGTCACCCGGCTGGAGCGGGCTGAAGTCCGTCGCCTGCCGCTTCTGGTCGGGGATCAGCGAGGTGCCCGGCCCCAGCTCGGCCAGTGCCCAGGCGCGACGAGGCAGGCCGGGGCCCTTCGTGTTGGTCCCGAGCAGCGGGTAGCCCGCCCGGTATCCGTAGACCATCCGCACGAACCCGGAGCAGTCGAGGGACCGGGCGCGCCGCGGTTCCGCGGCCTCGTGGACGCCGTCCGGGAAGTCCCAGCCGATGCCCAGGTAGTCGTAGAAATCCGACTTCTCGAGCCGGCCTTCGGCGCTGTCCGGGCCGAAGCTCGCGTCCCCGGCCACGCGCAGCTTCTTCACGACCTGGTCGGCCGCGCCGTCGGTGTACTGCAGCGCCGTCGCCAGGACGTCCGGGCCGGTGTCGGCGGCCGCCTTGGGGAGCCAGTCGGTGAACCACGGCTCCTTCTCCGCGCCCGCCTGCCAGGCCTGCGGCGCGAGCCGGATCCACGCCGTCGTCGTGACGCCGGCGGTGGTGAACTTCGGCTCGGTGAAGGTCCGCGACCGGCCGGTGAGCATGACCGTGCGGGAGCCGTCGGTGAAGGACGCGAGCTGGGCACCCGCGCCGTCGCGCACGATCGTCCGGGCCGGGTGGTCGAGCCGGTCGTAGGTGTAGCTGCCGGTGACCGCCGCTCCCGAGGGCGCGGGTGACGCCGAGATGGCCGTGATGTCCGGCCGGTCCTGCGTGGCGACGTACCCCGCCGCCGTGCCGGACACGCCGATGACCGCGGCGAGGACGCTGATCCGGACCGCCTTGCGCATCGTCACCTCACACCGTCGGGACCAGGCCGACCAGCACGCCGCTGATCAGCACCGCGTAGCTGGCCAGGCTGACCCCGCCGGTCGCGAGCATCGTCGCCACGGGCTTCTGCCGGACCAGCTGGTAGGCGACCAGGCCGGGCACCACGAACCCGAGCGTCTGGTGCACGAACAGCAGCGGGAAGTCGGCCTGGAGGAAAATCAGCAACGTCGTCTGCAGCACGACGCCGAGCAGCACGACCGCGGCGAAGAGCCGCTTGCCGTAGAGGATCACCATGCGCTGCAACGCCTTCGTGCCGCCGAAGGTCAGCGCCGTCATCAGCACGATGATCGCCGCGCGCCGGTAGTCCTCGACCATGGTCAGCGCGATCCAGCCGGGCGTGATCATGCCGCCGGGGGACAGGTTCGTCGTCAGGTAGCAGACCAGCGACAGCAGCAGGCCGATGGCGAGCCCGACGGTGGCGACCTCGGGGGCGAGGGACGTGGTGAGCATCAGGCGACCGGTTCCAGTTTCGCGAGTTCCTCGATGAGCAGTTCACCCTGGCCGTGGATGTTGCCGATGGCGACGAGCGACGCCTGCCGCTCGATGCCGCCGACGATCCCGCGCAGCAGCTCCCGCGGCGAGCGCGAGCCACCGAGGTCGACGACCCGGTCGTGCCACTCGCTCGGGATCGCGGCGCGGGCGCTGCGCGTCGGCTCGCCGATCAGCACGACGCGTTCCGGCGCGATGCGGGGGATCAGCGCGCCCATCTGGCCGTTGCGCTCGACGCGGTCGGGACGGCAGTTGATGATCACGTGCAGCGGGTCGGCGATCGCACCTTGCGCGCGGAGCTGGTCGATGTTCATCAACGTCGATTCGGGGTCGTTCGCCGCGAAGACGTTGGCGAAGCGGAGGTGGCGGCGCCCGGCGCGGTACTGGTGGACCTGCAGCACGCCCGGGTCCGGCGGCGCGGCCCACATGCCGTCGAGCGCCAGCTGCCGGTTGACGCCGAGCAGGTCCGCGACGGCCAGCGCGATCGCGACGTTCTCCTTGAAGGTGATCCAGCCGAAGCCGCGCATCTCGGCGTCGGTGACCGATTCGGGGTCGACCGCGATGAGCTCGCAGTCCCGCTTGGCGGCCTCGTCCTGGAGGATGTGCAGCCGGTCCTGCTCGGCGGTGAGGCAGATCCCGCCGACCGGCATGGACCGGGACAGCGACCGCGCGACGTCGTCGAGGGTCGGCCCCATCTCGGCGAGGTGGTCCTCGCGGACGTTGCACAGCACGCCGATGGTCGAGCGGATCAGCTTGCTCTGGTTGATCTCCTGCAGGTCCGGCATCACGGCCATGCATTCGATGACCAGCGCGTCCGGCCGGTACGCGGCGGCGCGGCGGACGATGCCGATCTGCTCGACGACGTTGGCGATGCCGAACTTGCGGTAGACCGGCTCCTCGCTGCCGTCCGGGTGGATGAACCGGGCCGCCGTGCCGGTGGTCTTCGCCGTGGTCACGAGCCCGCCGCCCCTCAGGGCGCCCGCGCACAGCCGGGTGATGGACGACTTGCCGCGGATGCCGTTGACCAGCACCCGCGTCGGGATGCTGTGCAGGTGCTTGTAGTGCTGGCGCTGTTCGGCGATCCCGGCCAGCAGCATCGCCGCCGATGCCAGTACCAGCACGACGTAGAGGAACGTCACGTCAGACCCCGGCCCCGTCCAGCCAGCTGAGGTAGTCGCTCTTGGCCGGTTGCCGGCGGGGCTCGACGTCGACCTCGATGCGCTGGATCAGCTCGGTTTCGTCGGTCGCCGCGCCCGTGGGGCGCCGGACCTCGCCGAGCCGGACCCGGCCTTCGGTCAGCGCCTGGCGGCAGATCTCGACGCAGGAGGCGATGGTGCCGATCTCGTCCTGCCGCTGCGGGTAGACGACGGCGCCGGTGTCGCCGCCCGCGATCCGCCGGGCTTCCGCGCCGACCCGCCGCAGCGGCCGCACGACCACCAGGAAGTGCCAGGCGAACAGCATCAGCGCGACAACGCCGGTGAGCAGGGCGGCCACCCGCGCCCCCGAGCGCACGGTGTTGTCCGCGAGCCCGAGCGAGCCGATCGGCTGCTCGGCGACGACGACCCACTTCAGCGAAGCCGCGTTGCCCTTGTCGGCCAGGCGCTGCGCCGCGACCAGCGCGGACGGCGTCGTCTCGCGGGCGTCCTTGCCGGACTGCGCCGCGTCGACGCTCTTGATCAGCGCCGGGTCCGAAAGCGCGTCGAAGGCGAGGTAGCCCTCGGTGTCGGCGATGGTGCGCTTGCCCTCGTCGACGACGCGGACGCGCCCGCCCGCGGGCGCGAGCAGCGCGGCCATCCGCGGCACGTCGTACTCGCCGACCAGGACGTTCTTCGAGTCCGGCAGCGGCGTGAAGGCGTAGACGACCGGGACGCGGCCGCTGGTGTTGTGCTGGCGCAGCCCCTCACCGCCGGGCAGCTTGCCGGGGTCGCGCAGGGCCTCGCGCCCGGCCTGCAGCACCACCGAGCCGTCCGCGTCGGCGACGTAGACGCTGCGGAACCGGCTTTCGCTGCCGGCCAGCTGGTCGAGCATGCCGCGCAACCGGTCCGGCTCCTTCCCCTGGCCGAGCCGTGCGACGGACTGCAGGTCGGTCAGGCCCTCGGCGAGGCTGCGCCGCAGCGTGTCGGCCGAGCGCGTGACGCGGACGCCGTGCTCGGACAGGGTCGTCGCCGAGACTTCGGCGTGCTGCCGCCCGAGCGTCGCGGCGACCGCGCCCGACCAGCCGAGCAGCGCGAGCGCGACGAGGACGATGACGAGCTGGGCGGACAGGAACGGGCGGACCGGCTTGGCGGGCTTGCGACGGCGCAACCGGCAGCGGTAGCGCTCCACCGCGGTGGTCAACCCGTTGACTTCGCGGATCCGCGACTGCCGGACCGGCTTGCCGAGCGCGCCGGCCGCCACGGCGAGCGCGTCGGTGCGCAGGCGGCGGATCGGCGCGACGACCGTGCGCCGCAGCAGGACGAACCCGGCGACGGCGATCGCGAGCAGCGCGGCGGCGGGGATCAGGCCGGGCCAGCGGGCCGGCACCGTGTCGACCGGGAAGCGGCTGAACGAGACGACGGCCAGGCCGAGGCTGCCGCCGGTGCCGGACGGCGAGACCGGGGCGTAGGACACGACGGCGGCGCGCTTGCCCGCCGGTTCGCCGGTGAGGACGCCGGTCTGCCCCGCGGCGGCCGCGGTGGACGCGCGGGCGAGCAGCTCCTGGGCGGGCCGGTCGGTCGCGGCGACGTCGGTGCCGTGCGTGTGCAGCACCGCGCCGTCCGAGGTGACCAGCCGGACCTGCTGCTGGGTGTCCTTGGCCAGCTCGCCGCCGGTGCCGCGCAACGCCGTCGAGACGACGAGGAGCTTGCCGGCGCGGGTGCCGGTGAGCGGGAGCGCGGTGAGCACCAGCGGGGTGTCGCCGGGGCGGGCGACCGGGCGGACGGTGAGGTTCGCGATGGCGACCCCGCGCAGCGTTTCCACCGGCACCGGCTCGCCGCGCGTGGCCAGCACCTTCTGGGAGGCCAGGTCGTAGACCGCGATGCCGCGCCAGTCGTCGTAGGTCTCGCCGAGGCGGGAGAGGAGCGCGTCGTCGTCGGCGGTGTCGAACACCCCGGAGCCGGCCGCGACCTGCAGGTCACCGGCGGCGGCCGTCGCCGACGTCGCGACGCTCTGCGCGAGCCCGGCGGTGGTGCGCTGCTGGCTCGCGGTGACCTCGTCGGAGACCCGGCCGGCCTGGTCGTCGGCGCGGATCAGGGACAGCGGGCCCGCGGTGGACAGGTAGAGCGCGGTGAAGGCGGCGATGAGCAGCAGCAGCGCGAACGTCGTCGCGGAGGCGACCCCCACGCCGCGCGGGAAGCCCGCTTCCGGGATCTGCGCGCGCAACCGGGCGGCTCGATCGTCGTGCGGTTGTGGCCGGTTCACCGGGGCTCCCCAGGGCCTTTCGGTCGATGTGATCCCGGAAAGTCACCGGCCACCAGGGGCGGGTAGCGGAAGGTCCACTCTTTCGGGTCACGTGAAGGTCTCGAAGTTGTCAGCGGTGACGGTACAACTCCCCCTATCGTGGGACAAACGGCGGCTGGGGGTGACGACCGGATGGAGTCAGTACACTCCGAGTGGTGATCAGCCGCCCTCGGACGTTGCTCAGCGTGGCCGGCGTGGTCGTCGCGCTGGGTTTGGCCCTGACGTTGGTGCTGGTCCTCGGTGACGAAAAGCCACCACCGCCCGTGCCGGAGGCCGGTTTGGATTCCCTCGTAACGAAGTTCACATCCGGGCTGTCCTCGGACCAGGAGTACCGCTCACCGAAATCCGACGAACGTCGTACGGCGGCCGCCGGGTTCGCCGCCGTGCTGGACCGCCGCGGCACCGCGGACTTCGAGAAGCTCGGCTTCTCGGTGCACGACGGCGTCGACCCGGCGACCGGGCGGCCGTACACGATCGCGGTGAACGAAGCCGGCACCGACCGGGCGTGGGGGATGTACGTCATCGACCGGTCGGCCCCACCGTCGCTCGTGGTGGAGGTGCCGCACCCGGCGTTCGACCTGCGCACCGAGTTGTTCGGCGTCGACCTGTTCCGGCGCGTGCCGGGCGCGGTGCTGCTGGTGGCGGGCGCGCACCGCAAAGCGGACGACAGCAAGGCCGACGTCGCCCACGAAACGGACTCGATCTTCCACGTCGTCGCCACCGCGCTCGCGGGGCGCGGGCTGGCGCAGGTCCAGCTGCACGGCTTCCACGACCAGAACCTGCCATCGACGGACGTCGTGCTCTCGTCGGGCGCCACGGTGGCGGGCGACGCGGCCCGGCGCGCGGCCGACCGGCTGACCGCGGACGGGTTCGCCGTGTGCCGGGCCTGGGAAGAGCGGTGCAAGGGCCTGGAAGGCACGACGAACGTCCAGGGCAAGATGGCCGCCTCGGACGACACGGTGTTCCTGCACGTGGAGATGAGCCGGACGGTCCGCGAATCGCCCGAGCGGCGCGCCGACGTCGTTCGCGCGCTGACGGAAGCCGAACTCACCAAACCCTGACGCTTTTTCGACCGCCGCGGGTGATTGACATCACACCCCTGTGTCGTAAAGTGCGGAAGCCGGTCGCTCTCGCATTCACGGTATCGCCGGAATGGGGTCTTGGGGGCTCGCAGCGCGACCGGTGGCAATTCCGATCTCTATTCGGGGAGGCTCCTCGTGCGTCGGAAACAACGGGCGGTGGCGATCGCGCTGGCGGCCGGAATGGCGTTCCCCGTCCCGGCGGTGGCGAGCTCGGCTCCCGCGGCGGCGGACGGCCCGTCGGTCACGCTCATCACCGGCGACCGGGTGCGGGTGCTGCCCGGCGCCCGCGGGCCGGCCGCGGTCGTGGTCGAACCCGGGCCGGGGCGCACCGGGATCGGCTTCCTGCGCGAGACGAGCACCGGCGCCCGCCCGGGCGACGTCACCGTGGTGCCCGCGGACGCGCTGCCGCTGCTGGCCGCCGGGCGGCTCGACCCGCGCCTGTTCGACGTCTCCGAACTGCTGCGGCAGCACCTCGCCGACCCCGAGCCCGGCCTGCCGCTGATCGTGACCTACGCCGACGGGGCCCGGCCAGCCGCCGCGGCGGCGGCCACGACCGTCCGGGACCTGCCCAGCGTGCGGGGCGCGGCCGTGCGCCAGGACCGGCGGCGCGGCACGGACTTCTGGACGTGGCTCACCGCTTCGCCGGGCACGCTGCCGCCTGGCCTCGGCAAGGTGTGGCTGGACGGCCTGGCCACCCCGGCCCTCGACGTCAGCGTGCCGCAGATCGGCGCCCCGGCCGCGTGGCAGGCCGGCTACACCGGCAGCGGGGTCACCGTCGGGCTGCTCGACACCGGCGTGAAGGCCGACCACCCGGACCTGGCGGGCAAGGTCGTGGCCGCCCGGGACTTCACCGGAACGCGGCCGGACGCGAGCGACGACCTCGGGCACGGCACGCACGTCGCGGGCATCATCGCCGGCAC
Coding sequences within:
- the cobN gene encoding cobaltochelatase subunit CobN, whose product is MILLLSTSDTDLLSARSAEGDYRLANPSRLDVAELAGLLDGVRIVVVRILGTPRTWQEGLDKLRASGAHVVVLGGEQTPDAELMKLSTVPIGIAAEAHAYLAQGGPANLTQLGRFLSDTLLLTGDGFEPPAEQPGWGVLERPSRGEGPVIGVLYYRAHHLSGNTQFVHTLADEIEAAGGRALPIYTASLRTREPEMMAELATVDALLVTVLAAGGTRPSEVGAGGDDEAWDVAEMAALDVPILQALCLTSDRETWAANDDGLSPLDAGNQMAVPEFDGRLITVPFSFKELDEDGLPRYVPDAERASRVARIALAHARLRHTPPSDRRIALMLSAYPTKHSRVGNAVGLDTPASAIELLRRMREQGYDLGPDAFPGVDPTGTDQPDGDALIHALIAAGGQDPEWLTEEQLSGNPIRVPAARYQEWFEALPAELREGVEEHWGPAPGELYVDHGDIVLASLQSGNVIIMIQPPRGFGENPVAIYHNPDLPPSHHYLAAYRWLEEEFGAHAVVHLGKHGSLEWLPGKTAGLSASCAPDAVLGNLPLVYPFLINDPGEGAQAKRRAHATIVDHLIPPMARAESYGDLARLEQLLDEHANIAAMDPAKLPAIRAQIWTLIQAAKLDHDLGIDERPHDAEFDNFLLHIDGWLCEVKDAQIRDGLHVLGAAPVGEARVNLVLSMLRASQMWGGKQGAVPGLRSALGLKEDAPMSEVDAVEKTARELVQTMEMRGWDATAVASVAPDAQVAKVLSFAAEEIVPRLAGTTAELDSVLHALDGGYIPAGPSGSPLRGLVNVLPTGRNFYTVDPKAIPSRLAWETGQALADSLLRRYREDTGDWPRSVGLSVWGTSAMRTSGDDAAEVLALLGVQPVWDEASRRVTGIEAIPLAELGRPRIDVTIRISGFFRDAFPHVITMLDDAVRLVAGLDEPADQNFVRDHVSADLAAHGDSRRATTRIFGSKPGAYGAGLLPLMDSGNWRDDKDLAEVYAVWGGFAYGRDLDGRPAREDMESSYKRIVVAAKNTDTREHDIADSDDYFQYHGGMIATVRALTGTAPASYVGDSTSPDAVRTRTLGEETARVFRARVVNPRWLAAMRRHGYKGAFELAATVDYLFGFDATAGVVGDWMYEKLTESYVLDEVNQEFLRQANPWALRGIVERLNEAADRGLWEEPDPALLEQMREVYLSLEGDLEAE
- a CDS encoding NlpC/P60 family protein; translated protein: MRKAVRISVLAAVIGVSGTAAGYVATQDRPDITAISASPAPSGAAVTGSYTYDRLDHPARTIVRDGAGAQLASFTDGSRTVMLTGRSRTFTEPKFTTAGVTTTAWIRLAPQAWQAGAEKEPWFTDWLPKAAADTGPDVLATALQYTDGAADQVVKKLRVAGDASFGPDSAEGRLEKSDFYDYLGIGWDFPDGVHEAAEPRRARSLDCSGFVRMVYGYRAGYPLLGTNTKGPGLPRRAWALAELGPGTSLIPDQKRQATDFSPLQPGDLLFFNLEPQLGPQVSHTGIYLGIDGDGHHRVLSSRKVANGPTFGDAGGVSLIDGSGTYAKAFRTAKRL
- a CDS encoding poly-gamma-glutamate biosynthesis protein PgsC/CapC — protein: MLTTSLAPEVATVGLAIGLLLSLVCYLTTNLSPGGMITPGWIALTMVEDYRRAAIIVLMTALTFGGTKALQRMVILYGKRLFAAVVLLGVVLQTTLLIFLQADFPLLFVHQTLGFVVPGLVAYQLVRQKPVATMLATGGVSLASYAVLISGVLVGLVPTV
- the pgsB gene encoding poly-gamma-glutamate synthase PgsB; amino-acid sequence: MTFLYVVLVLASAAMLLAGIAEQRQHYKHLHSIPTRVLVNGIRGKSSITRLCAGALRGGGLVTTAKTTGTAARFIHPDGSEEPVYRKFGIANVVEQIGIVRRAAAYRPDALVIECMAVMPDLQEINQSKLIRSTIGVLCNVREDHLAEMGPTLDDVARSLSRSMPVGGICLTAEQDRLHILQDEAAKRDCELIAVDPESVTDAEMRGFGWITFKENVAIALAVADLLGVNRQLALDGMWAAPPDPGVLQVHQYRAGRRHLRFANVFAANDPESTLMNIDQLRAQGAIADPLHVIINCRPDRVERNGQMGALIPRIAPERVVLIGEPTRSARAAIPSEWHDRVVDLGGSRSPRELLRGIVGGIERQASLVAIGNIHGQGELLIEELAKLEPVA